The following nucleotide sequence is from Acidobacteriota bacterium.
CGACTGGGCTGAAACCCGCTTGCAGCCGCTGGTGCGGGAAATGGACGAAACCGCCCACTTTGATGCCGGGTTGCTGCGGGATTTTTTTCAGCAGGGATGGATGGCCGTGCAACTCCCTGAGGCCTACGGTGGCAGCGCCGGAACTTTCTTCGACGCCGTTCTGGTGGTGGAAGAGCTGTCGCGGGTGGACGCCTCCGCCGGGGTGGTGGTGGATGTACAAAACACGCTGGTCAACAATGCCCTGCTGCGCTGGGCCAACGAAGACCAGAAAAAGAAATACCTGCCGCGTATGGCCAGCGAATGGCTCGGGGCCTACGCCTTGTCGGAGCCAGCTTCGGGCAGCGATGCTTTTGCCATGCAGACGCGGGCCGAAAAATCCGCCGGCGGTTTTCGGCTTAACGGCCGGAAGCTATGGATCACCAATGGGCAGGAGGCGAACCTGTTCGTGCTGTTCGCTAACGCCAACCCGGAGGCGGGCTATCGCGGCATCACCGGCTTCCTGATCGAGCGCGACTTCAAAGGATTCAGCGTCGGGAAGAAAGAAGACAAGCTGGGCATCCGCGCCTCCAGCACCTGTGAGCTGATCCTGGAGGACTGCCAGGTGCCCGCAGCGAACGTGCTGGGCGAGGTGGGCAAAGGCTACAAGATCGCCATTGAGACGCTGAATGAAGGCCGCATCGGCATCGCCGCCCAGATGCTGGGCCTGGCGCAAGGTGCGCTCGATCACGCCACCCGCTACGCCAAGGAACGCAAGCAATTCGGCAAGGCGATCAGCGAATTTCAGGGCGTGCAGTTCCAGTTGGCGCAAATGCATATCGAGGTGGAAGCGGCGCGGCTGCTGGTCTACAATGCCGCCCGGCTGAAGGATGCCGGTGCCGAATTCGTCAAGCAGGCGGCGATGGCCAAATATTACGCCTCCCAAGTGGCCGAGCATGTAGCCTCGCTCGCCGTCGAGGTCTATGGTGGCTACGGCTTCGTCAAGGATTATCCGGTCGAGAAATACTACCGGGATGCGAAGATCGGTAAGATCTACGAGGGCACCTCGAACCTGCAGTTGCAGACCATCGCCAAGCTCGTGCTGTAGGCCACTCATTTCGCGGCGACGGGCTACAATCCTGAAATGTCCTCTGCGCCGTCGGGGCCAACTCCCCGCTACATCGCCATCGAGGGTCCCATCCGCGTGGGCAAGTCGAGCTTGGCACGCATCCTGGCGCAAAAAAGCGGTGCCCGGCTACTGCTGGAACCGGAAGAAAACCCGCATTTGGAGGCCTTTTACGCGGGCGAGCCGGGTGCGGCCTTCCGGACACAAATGCATTTCCTGTTGCAACGCTATCAGCAGCTCGCGCCGTTGGGACCCGGGCGGCCCTTCATGCCGCTGGTGGCAGATTACATTTTTGAGAAAGACAAGATTTTCGCCTACATCAACCTGAGCGACGCCGAGTTGGCCGTGTACAACCAATACTACGAGTTCCTGCAACCCCAAATCGCCCTGCCTGATCTGGTGATTTATCTGCAGGCCACGCCCGCAGTTCTGCGCGAGCGGCTGGAACGCAAAAATATTCCCCGCGAACAGCGCGTCTCGGACGAATACCTGGCCGAAGTGGTCAAGGCGTACGACCACTTCTTTTTCCGCTACAACCAGACCGATCTGCTGGTGGTGAACACCAGCGAGATTGATTTTATCGAGCGCGACGCGGACATGCGTGAGTTGCTGAAGCGCCTCGAAGAACCCGTTGCAGGCACTCAGTACTACCTGCCACTGGGCGAATAGCGATAAAATCTACCTGAGGACGGACAGACGCCCGGAATCCGACCCTACGTGGCGGATATCGTCAGGGCATGGTGCGTTAACCACCGCTCACCTCACCCTCCAAAAATTCAAGCAGAAGGAGGCTTGATTCTGGGCATCCAGAACAGGCACCCCGCTATGAGTCCTTACCCATCTGCCTCGGCGACGGTCGACCTCAAGGTCACCCTCGCCTCTTGCGCGGCCAAGAAGCAGCGCCACGAAAAGATCACCTGTTTAACCGCCTACGATTACCCCTTTGCACGGCTGCTGGACGAAGCCGGCATCGACATTCTGCTGGTAGGTGACTCCTGGGCCATGGCCAGCGCCGGCGAAGAGAGCACGCTGCCGGTGACCATGGACGAGATGCTGGTCGCCACGCGCTCGGTGCGGCGCGCGGTCAAGCGTGCCCTGGTGGTCGCCGACATGCCCTTTGGCAGCTACCATCTCAGCCAACGCCAGGCGGTGCGCAACGCCATCCGTATGGTCAAGGAAGCGGGCGCGGAAGCGGTCAAGCTGGAAGGCGGCGCCGCACGCGCCGACATTGTGTGCGCCATTGTGGCAGCCGAAGTTCCGGTGATGGGCCATATCGGGCTGACGCCGCAATCGGTGAACCGCCAGAGCGGTTATCACGTGCAGGGGACGACGGCAGAAGGCGCTGAGCGACTGCTGCGCGACGCCGCCGCAATCGAAACCGCGGGTGCGTTCGCGCTGGTGCTGGAGGGAGTACCGCGCGAGCTCGCGGCCAAAATTACCGAACGCGCGGCGATTCCCACCATCGGCATCGGCGCCGGACCGGATTGCGACGGTCAGGTGCTGGTAGTTCACGACCTGCTGGGCCTCAGCTTCCGGCCCCGACCCAAGTTTGTGCGGCCTTACGCCGATTTGGCGACCGCCGTACGCACCGCCGCCGAAGCCTACCGGCAGGATGTCGAAGCCGGCCAGTTCCCTGCCGATGGCGAAAGCTACCACATGCCGCAGGCGACCAAGGTGCAGGGCGCGTGGAAGTAATCCGCGAACCGCGGCAGTTTCAGTCATGGTGCGCGACCCAGCATAGGTTGGGCCTTGTGCCCACCATGGGCGCACTGCACGCCGGACATCTGGCGCTGGTCCGCGCCTCGCGCACGCACGATGCCGTCACCGCCGTCAGCATCTTCGTGAACCCGACGCAGTTTGGCCCGAACGAAGATTTCGCCCGCTATCCGCGCATGCTGGAGCAGGACTGCGCTTTGCTCGAAGCCGGGGGCGTGCAGGCAGTCTTCGCGCCTGACGCTGCGGCCATGTATCCGTCGGACGCGGCAACCTTCGTCGAGGTCGAAGGATTGAGCCGCCGTTTGTGCGGCGCCAGCCGCCCTGGGCATTTCCGGGGCGTCGCCACCGTGGTGCTGAAGCTGTTCGAGCTGGCACGACCCACGCGCGCCTACTTCGGACAGAAAGACGCCGCCCAGGTCGCCGTGTTGCGGCGCATGGTACAGGATTGCTTCTTACCGGTCGCAATGGTTGTCTGCCCGATCGTCCGCGAACCCGACGGCCTGGCACTCAGCTCGCGCAACTTGCTGCTCTCGCCTGAGGGCCGCACCGCCGCGCGTGGCCTCTCGGGCGGCTTGCGCGCCATCGCCGAAGTGTACGCCGCTGGTGAACGTTCTACGGCGAAGCTGCTCGAATCCGGCCGTGCAGAAATTGCCCGTGAGCCCCTCCTCCGGCTGGACTACTTCAGCGCCGTCGACGAGAACACGCTGCTGCCGGTTGAGCAAGCAGTTCCCGGCACGCTGTTTGCGGTCGCAGCGTTCGATGGCCACGTTCGCTTGATCGACAATGGCCATATTGATTCCTCCGGCCAGTTCCTTCTCTAGCGGTAGCCTGGGCATGGTGAATCGCGTCCGCGAATCCGGCTTGACCGCGCGGCGACGCTAAAGCAGTTTTAGCATCGCTATAGCCCGTGTCAACCATATCGCATGCGGCTTTGACATCAGGAAAAGCCGCACGCGCTCCGCCGGAACAGGGTACACCAACGCTAAAACTGCTTTAGCAGTCTACCTGCCCCAGCAAAACAAGCGGCGCACTCGCCGCTCGCGTCGACCCGCTCCGCGCCCACCGCGAACCCTAGCCGCCAATCTTGAGCAGCACTTTGCCGCCCTGGCGGCTTTGCGCTGTTTTCAGGGCGCCATTGAAGTCGTCGAGCGGAAAGCGGTCAGTAATGAAAAGGGTCGGGTCGAGCAGCCCGGCGGCCATCATGCGCAGCACATTAGGATAAGTGCCGTGGCCGGTGTTGCCCATGGCGCCAACGATGTTGGCTTTTTTGACCTGATACGATTCGAGAAACACCGGCACGCGCGCGGGGTCGCGTCCGATCACGACGACCTGACTGCCATTGGCGGCACAGGCTTCCATCGCCGGCAGGCTGGAGTTGAAGGCGCCGGCACACTCGACCTGCACGTCAGCACCTGCACCTTCGGTGGCTGCCATCACGATAGCCGCTGTGGCCGCCGGATCGGCATTGGCATCATGAACGGCATGGGCGCCCACCTTCGTGGCCAGCGCGCGGCGGCCAGGATTGCGCTCAAAGCACAGTACCTTGGTGGCGCCGGTGGCGCGCAGAAGCTGAATCACCGCTAAGCCGATCGAGCCTGCGCCAAACACCGTCGCGTAAGCGCCGGGCTTGATGCGCGCCGCGCACTCAAACAGCGCGTTGTAACCAACCGTGAACGGCTCAATCACCGCGCCGGCTTCCAGTGTCTTTGCCTTGGAGCCGAAGCGGGCGACAAGGTGGTTGATCTTCCAGCAGTTGCTCTCCGGCACCTTCAGCAGCTCGGCGCAACCCCCGTTCATCGTGAAACCAACATCATCCAGGTTTTCGCACTGATTCGGAAATCCGCGCCGGCAGGCCTCGCACTTGTGGCAGCAGACCATATCGTCGAGGCAGACCAGATCGCCCGGCTTGAGGTATTTCACGCCGGCGCCGGTAGCAACGACTTCACCCGACACTTCGTGACCGGGCACGCTGGGAAAGCGCGCCATGCCCGGGTACTGCATGTAGCCGTCGCCGTCGGTCTCGAAGAAATGCAAATCGCTGCCGCACAAACCGGCAGCGGCGACTTTGAGGATGACGTCGTCGGGACCCGGCGTGGGGTCGGGCAACGTAGCCACGGCGGCGGAGGGGTGCTTCCAGCAGGAGCTGCCCACGCGGGCCATATGGGTGCGGTTTTCCTCGGGGGTGACAGCGTAATCGGGACGCGGAGACCACTCCGCCGAAATGATGGCAGCTTTCATAGAAGTTTCTTAGTATTTCAGTATTTCAGTTTTTCAGTTTATCAGTCGTCACTTGGCCGACTGGAGGAATTGCAGGCGGCGCACCGCGGCATCGAGTGTGGCGTCGACCTTGGAGAAGCAGAAGCGGATTTGATCCGCTCCCAATTTTGCGTCGTGATAAAAGCTGGAGCCGGGCACCGTGGCCAAACCCACGGCCCGAACCATCCAGCGGGCAAATTCTTCGCCCGGGCAGCGGTCGCGGAAGGGCGACACATCGCACATGACGTAATAGGCGCCTTCCGGCAGGCCACAGCGCAGGCCGGCCGCCTGCAGGGCGGGCACGAAGCGGGCGCGGCGGGCGGTGTAATCGGCGGCGAGATTGCGGCAATACTCATCGCCCTGATTGAGCGCATGTGCGGCGCCGATTTGCAGCGGCGCCGGGGCGCCGACGGTCAGAAAGTCATGCACCTTGCGAATGCCTCCCGCCAGCCGCTCGGGCGACAGCACCCAACCCACGCGCCAGCCGGTGACGCTGAAGGTTTTGGAAATACCGCTGACTGTGATCGCGCGATCTTCCATGCCGGGCAGCGTAGCCAGCGGAATATGCGGACGGCCATCATAGATGATGTGCTCGTAAATTTCATCGGTGATCGCCAGGCAGTCCCACTCGACGCACAAATCGCGGATGAACTCCAGCTCCTCGCGGCTAAAAACCTTGCCCGTGGGATTGTTGGGCGAGTTCAGAATAATGGCGCGGGTTTTGGCGTTGAAGGCCGCGGCCAGCTCGCCGCGGTCGAAGCTCCAGCTATCGCCCGAGGGCCGCAGCGTTACAAAGCGCGGCACGGCGCCGCTCAAAATCGAATCGGGGCCGTAGTTCTCATAATAGGGTTCGAAGATGACCGTTTCATCTCCGGGATTGAGCACCGCGATCAGCGTCGAAATCATCGCCTCGGTCGAACCGCAACAGACGGTGACATGCTGATCGCCCACGTCCATGCCGTACCAGCGCTGATATTTGGCGGCAATCGCCTTCCGCAGCAGCGGATCGCCCCAAGTGACGGCGTACTGGTTAATGTTGTCGCGGATCGCCTGAATGGCGGCGTCCTTGATGAAGTCCGGCGCGGGAAAGTCGGGAAATCCCTGTGCCAGATTGACTGCGTTGTGCTCCATCGCCAGGCGGGTCATCTCGCGGATAACACTTTCAGTGAAGCCTTCGACGCGATGCGACACACCCCGGCGCGAGGCCGGCACGACGGCTTTGGTACTCATGAATGTTTTTTCTCCAGAGGCCTGGCCGACCTACGGGCGGAGGCGGACAAGTTATGGTTTTGGGTAAACGGATCATCGTGGCCGGGGATAACCACCCCGCTAAAGTGATCGAGATGTTGACGCGAGCGCTGGAAGAGTTCCCGATTGTGGGGCGGCATGTCGTAACCTACCGCAATCTCGTCGGCAAAGGCTCGCGCATCACCGGCGATCAGGTAAGGACCTTCCGCGCCGTGGACGTGCACCGAAATGTGGCCGGGGGAGTGGCCCGGGGTGGCGAGAATGCGCAGACCATCGATATCAAGATCGCCGTCTTCCCACCAGCGATAGCGGCCATGATCGCCCATAATCGCTGGATCCCACATCCAGGTCAGCAATTGTAGTACGCGCGCCTCGTCCATGTGATCAAATTCTTCGTCGGTGGCTTCCGGATAAAACGTGCGGAAGACATCGCGCCGCGTTTCTCCGCCGCTGACACTTTCGTAGATCGAGATCGCCCAGTCGAAATCGAGCTTGGACCCATAGACCCACGCCTGCGGAAACAGGAAATTGCCGCCGCAATGATCGAGATGATAGTGCGTATTGATGATGCCGGTGATATCCGACTTGTCCACGCGCAGGCGCTGCAAGCCGTCGAGCAACAAGGTGTCATGCTGCGGAAAGCAGGTGTCGACGATGATTTGCCGGGGTTTGTCGCCGTTTTCGGTGACACTGCTGAGCAGCACCGAGCAGGCTTGTAAGGGCAAGCCTGGCACCAGCACGCGCACCTGCCAGCGAGTATTGCTCATGCCACCCCTACGCGGCTCGCGCCGCCTTTCGCGGCAGTGCCGGCCTCCCGCGGGTCGGCCTCCGGACTCCGTTGCGTGGTTTTCGTTTTCGCCAGCACCGGCGCCAGTGGCAGGTGCACCACAAAGCTGCTTCCCTGATTGGGATGGCTGGAGACTTCCACCGATCCGCCGTGGGTTTCGGCCACCCATTTCACGATCGGCAGTCCCAGCCCGCAGCCTTCGACGCCCGCAGCGCTGCGCGTGCGCGACTTATCGGCGCGATAGAAGCGGTCAAAAATAAAGGGCAGATCCTCGGCGGCGATGCCGATGCCGGTGTCGCGCACCAGCAGCCGCGCTTCACTACGCCCATGCGCTAGCGCCGCGCGCTCGACGCGCACTTCTATGCGGCCACCCGGCGGCGTGTATTTTACGGCGTTATCGATGAGGTTCAGCACCATCTGCCGCAGCCGCAGACTATCCGCCCGCAGCGGCACGGGATTGGAAGTTTCGGCGCGCAGGTCGACGTTGCGCGCCTGCGCCACTGCGCGCATCTGCTCCACCAGATCGCGCACCAGTTCGTTCAAGTCCATCGCCTCCAGCCGCGGCCGCATCTCGCCGGCATCGGCTTGCGCCAGCACCAGCAGATTACGAATCATCCGATTCAGCCGTTCAATCTCCTCCAAATTGCTCTCCAGCACGCGGCGGCATTCCCCCAGCGGCGCGCGCGCAATCAATGCCAGCTCCGTCTCCCCCTGCATGGCCTGCAAGGGCGTGCGTAGCTCGTGACTCACGTTCGCGGCGAACTCGTTCATTTTAGCGAAGGATTGCTGCAAGCGTGCAATCATGGCGTTGAAGGTCTCGGCCAGCTCATCCAGCTCGTCGCGGCGCCCGCGCGTGGGCAGCCGCCGGCTCAGGTTGGAGGCCGAGATCGCCCGCGCCGCGTGCGTCATGTCCGTCACCGGCTTCAGCGTGCGCTTCGCCATCACCGAACCGAAGATGGCGCTAAACACCACGGTAACCGGCAACAGCATCAACATGACCCACAAAAACGTGTCCTGGGCATCGTTGATGGGCTTGAGGCGCGTGCCGATGCGCATCAGGTAGCGGTGATCGGCCGGGCCGCGCAGCACCGTGTTGATGAAGCGCATCTGTTCGTCACGCCGGCCTTCCGTGGTGAACGCCGGCGGCGGCTTCATGGCCAGCAGCGATTTGAGCACGCCGGGCTCGACTGAGTAACCGAACGCGGTCAGCTCCGGCGAAGACTTGACCGGAATGCCCTCATTATTCAGAATCTCCGAGACATTAAAAATCGTGCGCGGATCGTAGCTCTGGCTCTCGCTCGCGGCTCCGGCATCGAACACCGGCTTGCCCTGATCGAAGTGGATATATTGCTTGACGAGCGCGGCCTCGTTCTGGAGTTCGTTGTCCACGTTCCAGAACAGAATCCAGTTGAGCGTGAAGTACAGCAGACCGGCGGCGAGGAACAGCAGCAGGCTGAACAC
It contains:
- a CDS encoding aminotransferase class I/II-fold pyridoxal phosphate-dependent enzyme, coding for MSTKAVVPASRRGVSHRVEGFTESVIREMTRLAMEHNAVNLAQGFPDFPAPDFIKDAAIQAIRDNINQYAVTWGDPLLRKAIAAKYQRWYGMDVGDQHVTVCCGSTEAMISTLIAVLNPGDETVIFEPYYENYGPDSILSGAVPRFVTLRPSGDSWSFDRGELAAAFNAKTRAIILNSPNNPTGKVFSREELEFIRDLCVEWDCLAITDEIYEHIIYDGRPHIPLATLPGMEDRAITVSGISKTFSVTGWRVGWVLSPERLAGGIRKVHDFLTVGAPAPLQIGAAHALNQGDEYCRNLAADYTARRARFVPALQAAGLRCGLPEGAYYVMCDVSPFRDRCPGEEFARWMVRAVGLATVPGSSFYHDAKLGADQIRFCFSKVDATLDAAVRRLQFLQSAK
- the panB gene encoding 3-methyl-2-oxobutanoate hydroxymethyltransferase, which encodes MSPYPSASATVDLKVTLASCAAKKQRHEKITCLTAYDYPFARLLDEAGIDILLVGDSWAMASAGEESTLPVTMDEMLVATRSVRRAVKRALVVADMPFGSYHLSQRQAVRNAIRMVKEAGAEAVKLEGGAARADIVCAIVAAEVPVMGHIGLTPQSVNRQSGYHVQGTTAEGAERLLRDAAAIETAGAFALVLEGVPRELAAKITERAAIPTIGIGAGPDCDGQVLVVHDLLGLSFRPRPKFVRPYADLATAVRTAAEAYRQDVEAGQFPADGESYHMPQATKVQGAWK
- a CDS encoding deoxynucleoside kinase, which translates into the protein MSSAPSGPTPRYIAIEGPIRVGKSSLARILAQKSGARLLLEPEENPHLEAFYAGEPGAAFRTQMHFLLQRYQQLAPLGPGRPFMPLVADYIFEKDKIFAYINLSDAELAVYNQYYEFLQPQIALPDLVIYLQATPAVLRERLERKNIPREQRVSDEYLAEVVKAYDHFFFRYNQTDLLVVNTSEIDFIERDADMRELLKRLEEPVAGTQYYLPLGE
- a CDS encoding alcohol dehydrogenase, with product MKAAIISAEWSPRPDYAVTPEENRTHMARVGSSCWKHPSAAVATLPDPTPGPDDVILKVAAAGLCGSDLHFFETDGDGYMQYPGMARFPSVPGHEVSGEVVATGAGVKYLKPGDLVCLDDMVCCHKCEACRRGFPNQCENLDDVGFTMNGGCAELLKVPESNCWKINHLVARFGSKAKTLEAGAVIEPFTVGYNALFECAARIKPGAYATVFGAGSIGLAVIQLLRATGATKVLCFERNPGRRALATKVGAHAVHDANADPAATAAIVMAATEGAGADVQVECAGAFNSSLPAMEACAANGSQVVVIGRDPARVPVFLESYQVKKANIVGAMGNTGHGTYPNVLRMMAAGLLDPTLFITDRFPLDDFNGALKTAQSRQGGKVLLKIGG
- a CDS encoding acyl-CoA dehydrogenase translates to MSSPLTLLTEEEQLLRQSVRDWAETRLQPLVREMDETAHFDAGLLRDFFQQGWMAVQLPEAYGGSAGTFFDAVLVVEELSRVDASAGVVVDVQNTLVNNALLRWANEDQKKKYLPRMASEWLGAYALSEPASGSDAFAMQTRAEKSAGGFRLNGRKLWITNGQEANLFVLFANANPEAGYRGITGFLIERDFKGFSVGKKEDKLGIRASSTCELILEDCQVPAANVLGEVGKGYKIAIETLNEGRIGIAAQMLGLAQGALDHATRYAKERKQFGKAISEFQGVQFQLAQMHIEVEAARLLVYNAARLKDAGAEFVKQAAMAKYYASQVAEHVASLAVEVYGGYGFVKDYPVEKYYRDAKIGKIYEGTSNLQLQTIAKLVL
- a CDS encoding MBL fold metallo-hydrolase, translated to MGGRNPRRIGGSLQPSQSGKQLCGAPATGAGAGENENHATESGGRPAGGRHCRERRREPRRGGMSNTRWQVRVLVPGLPLQACSVLLSSVTENGDKPRQIIVDTCFPQHDTLLLDGLQRLRVDKSDITGIINTHYHLDHCGGNFLFPQAWVYGSKLDFDWAISIYESVSGGETRRDVFRTFYPEATDEEFDHMDEARVLQLLTWMWDPAIMGDHGRYRWWEDGDLDIDGLRILATPGHSPGHISVHVHGAEGPYLIAGDARAFADEIAVGYDMPPHNRELFQRSRQHLDHFSGVVIPGHDDPFTQNHNLSASARRSARPLEKKHS
- a CDS encoding HAMP domain-containing protein yields the protein MKWRHLRLARRLIWRPSSTRGQLTFQYTVVFSLLLFLAAGLLYFTLNWILFWNVDNELQNEAALVKQYIHFDQGKPVFDAGAASESQSYDPRTIFNVSEILNNEGIPVKSSPELTAFGYSVEPGVLKSLLAMKPPPAFTTEGRRDEQMRFINTVLRGPADHRYLMRIGTRLKPINDAQDTFLWVMLMLLPVTVVFSAIFGSVMAKRTLKPVTDMTHAARAISASNLSRRLPTRGRRDELDELAETFNAMIARLQQSFAKMNEFAANVSHELRTPLQAMQGETELALIARAPLGECRRVLESNLEEIERLNRMIRNLLVLAQADAGEMRPRLEAMDLNELVRDLVEQMRAVAQARNVDLRAETSNPVPLRADSLRLRQMVLNLIDNAVKYTPPGGRIEVRVERAALAHGRSEARLLVRDTGIGIAAEDLPFIFDRFYRADKSRTRSAAGVEGCGLGLPIVKWVAETHGGSVEVSSHPNQGSSFVVHLPLAPVLAKTKTTQRSPEADPREAGTAAKGGASRVGVA
- a CDS encoding pantoate--beta-alanine ligase, which encodes MEVIREPRQFQSWCATQHRLGLVPTMGALHAGHLALVRASRTHDAVTAVSIFVNPTQFGPNEDFARYPRMLEQDCALLEAGGVQAVFAPDAAAMYPSDAATFVEVEGLSRRLCGASRPGHFRGVATVVLKLFELARPTRAYFGQKDAAQVAVLRRMVQDCFLPVAMVVCPIVREPDGLALSSRNLLLSPEGRTAARGLSGGLRAIAEVYAAGERSTAKLLESGRAEIAREPLLRLDYFSAVDENTLLPVEQAVPGTLFAVAAFDGHVRLIDNGHIDSSGQFLL